In Actinopolyspora saharensis, the genomic window TCACGCCCGTTCGTGAGGGGCATGTGCGCGGTGTGCCCAGGGTGAGCTGATGATTGCTCCGTTCGAGTGATCGAAGTGCGGTATGGGCACCACGTTAGGGTGTCGATCGTCATAGTGCTGATGAGCCGATTCCGCTGACGCCGGGTGTGGTGATCGGGCAGGATGTGGCTCGGTTTCGGACCACAACCTTCGTGGGGGAGGTACGGCGTGACCCAAGGCGGGTTCCAGGTCGACAAGGAGGGCCTGAGCAAGGCCATCGAGCAGCTAGAAGACGCCCGTGACAAGGCCGATCAGCTGGCACGTGAGGCGCTCCAGTTTGAGCCAGGAGAGCTTACAGCTGAAGACCAAAACACCAAAGAGGCTCGGGAGCTATTCCGGAAGCGTCTGGTCGGCACGGATACCTCGTTGCAGAGTGCTGCAGACGACATCGCTAAACAACTGCAAGAGAAGATCGACTCGTACAAAGCGGTCCTGGGGGAGTACGAGAAGGCCGAGGACAACGCGGATGCCGCCACCCGGGACACCGAAAGGCAGAGCTGACCGACATGACCTTCATTAGCGGATTTCGTCGTAGCATCGTGGCTGCAGGCGGTGTGACGTTGAGTGTTGTGCTGGCCGCTTGTTCTGGAGGAGCAGGCGACGAGTCGCCAGCGAGTGGGAGTCAGTCCACGGAGACGTCCAGCTCACAGACAACCCCGGGGGTGGACATTGCTAATCCGAAGGATGCCACGGCAGTTGATGTGTGCAGCTTGCTACCCGAAGAAGCCGCACAGAAACTCGGAGTTCAAGCGCAAGGCGAGAAAGAGTCTAATCTGACTAGCTCAGAGAGTTCTACAGAGCCTTGCGTCTGGGAAAGCGAGTACGGTGCTACCAGTGTCTCGCTTGCTCCTCTGTCGAATAGTTCCATCAAGCAGTACCTCGATGGTTCGGATTCCTATTCCGACTTCAAGGAGTTGACCATATCAGGGCATCCCGCTGTTCGGGCCAACAGGAATGATCCGATGACTGGGGGAAGTTGCAATATATTCTTGGCTTCGAAGCAGGGTCAAGTCGTTCAATCCTACTCGAGGCTTAATTCCGAGGATACCGGAAACGTCGATCCCTGTGTCAAGGCGAAGAGGACATTGGAGTTGTCGGTCTCGTCGTGGCCCGTGGCGAAGTGAGAGGTGGGGGTAATGTCTTCTGTTCCGCAGATGTGCTACATAAGTCAGGCTTTGCAGCTCCGCGCGAACATGGCCGGTTCCGCCGACGCAGAGAGTTTACCTTCTCCGGTCTGGAAGGCCACTGAGCGAGTGAGGAAGTCAGCGGAAGTTTTCAGGGATCTGAGTAGCGAGATAGATGCCGCGCTGAAGAAGGCCGAGCAAGCCCACACCGGCCGGGCGGCCGAGTCCGCCAATGCCTCGATCGCCGAGATCAAGCCGATCGCCGAGAACGCCGCGCAGACGGCCGATGAGATAAACACCAAGCTGGCCGAGCAGAACCAGAACCAGCACGAGACCTTCAACACCCTCCCCGCCAGGGGCGGCAGACTCTCGGATGGGCGCGCGACGCAGATGGAGCCGCCCGATAAGAACTGGGCCGAGCGCAACGGCGTGGACAACATCCCCGGCCTCGGCTGGACCAGCGACTACGAGGACAAGCAGGCGCGCTTCCAGGCCACCAACGACGAGGCCGAGCAGGCGATGAGCCGCTACAACTCGCAGACCGCCAACACCACTCAGGCGGTTCCCGAGTTCAAACCGCCGGACGACTCCGGCCGCACCGGCAGCGACCAGGGCGACTACGGCCAGGGCGCCGGCGAGATCATGGACGGCACCTCCTACGGCAGCGGCTCCGGCTCGGCCGGAACCAGCTCGGCCTGGGCCTCCGCCCCGAGCGGTGCCGGAGCGGGTGCCGGCGCGGGCGCGGCTGGCTCCTACGCCTCCTCCGGATCGAACGCGGCAGCGAGCCCGGCCGGAACCGGCTCCGCCTGGTCCACCCCGCCGGGAACGGTGCGCGGCCCGGACGGCACCCTCTACCGCCAGGGCCCCGACGGCAGCTGGCAGCGGCAGAACCCCTACAACGGGCGCTGGGCCCCAGCCCCGCAAGGCCCTCCGGGAGGCGCGGCCTCGGGTGGCGGTGCTCGCGGCGGAGGCGCGGCCCCGCGCGGCGGCGCGAGCGCGGGCGGACGCGCGGGCGGCGGCTTCGGCCCCCGCGGCAGCGGCAGCTCGGAACTGGCCCCCGGCGGACGCTCCGGCACCGGCTCCTTCGGCCCCAAGGGCAGCGGCACCACCCCCACCACGGCAGGCGGCGGAGCCTCCGGAGGCGGTCGCGGCAACGGCATGATGCGCGGCGCGGGCGGCGCGGGCGGAGCCCAGCAGGGCGGCGAGGAAGAGGAGCACGAGCGTCCCAGCTGGCTGATGGAAACCGAGGACGTGTTCACCAACGACATGCAACGCGTCGCCCCGCCCGTCATCGGCGAAACCCCCTACGAGCAGGGCAACTGACGTGAGGACGTCGGCTCGGTCCGCGCGGCGGTGCGAGTTGCCGGGGCGGATGCTCCGGCGCCGTCGCGCCGAAGGGCTGCTTCGGGCGGCCGGAGCGGACGACACCGGGCGAAGCGGTGCCGATCACCGGCACCGCGAGCGGTCGGGCGCTCCCCCGCGGCACGGCCGCTCGCCGTCCTCGCGGCGGGGACGACGCGTGGCAGGAACGAGCGAAAAAAGCGGAAAGTGATGGCGCGCAACCAGATCTCGATCAGCCCGGTGGCAGCGGCCTACCTGTGCGAGCGCTACGACATGCGCCCGCACCCGATGCTGCGCATCGGGACACTGCCCGGCGAGCCGGACGAGCAGCAGCGACGCGAAGCCAGTGACCAGGGGCGACGCGAACTCCAACAGCAGGGGATGATCGACACCGACGAGGTGCACCCCTTCCTGGACGACGCCTGGCACCTGCTGGCGCACCCACCGCTGGCGCTCGGGATCGCGGTGCTCGACCGCAGGCGCGAGAACTTCAACGCCGTGCTGGTCGAGCAGGGGCGCAACACCTTCCAGGCCTACCAGGTCGACGGGGAGGACAACGAGACACTGCACGACATCGTGCTCGCCCGGCACGACCAGGGCGGGGTGACCGGCAACGCGGTCAACCTGCTCGGCGAGCTCAAACTCGCCCCCGGCGGCTCGGCCAGCCTGCCCACGGAACTGCTGCAGCACGCGGGCGACCGCATGTCGGCCGACCCGAGCGGCAGCGCGCTGACCGCCCTGTCCGCCGCAGGGGTGCGCAGGGACGACGCCCAGGTGCTCGCCAAGGCGATCAGCGCGGAACGCCGCATGGAAGCCCTGATCACCGTCCGCCTCTTCGACCAGCGGGTCCGCCGGACGCACGCGCTGCCGTTCGGCCTGCAGGTGTTCACCACCGCGGACGGCTCCTACATGACCCAGCGCAAGCCCGGAGGCGACGGCCGCGAGTGGTACACCATGGCCCCCGCGGACGGGCGCAAGATCGCGGCCAAGATCGACGAGATGATCCAGCAGCTGCGCGCCTCCCTGCAGCGGTAGGCACCGCGACCGAGCGAGGCGGGGCGCCGAGCCGCGGAACCGAGCGGTCCCGGTCCGGTGGGGGTTCACCAGCCGGAGCCACTCAACTGGGATTAAAGGACTTTCATCTCCGTTTCATCCCATCCCCGCCCGCACCGGTCCAGAGTGGTGAAACATGAGATCGACATCGCGGACCGCCCTGCTGGTTGCGGCCCTCGTGCTGCCCGCCGCGGCCGTGCTCGGCGTCTACGCGCTGAGCAGTTCGCCCAGGCAGCCCGAGGTGCCGGAACGGGTCCGCGTCGTCCACACCTCCACGGAAGCACCGTCGTCCCCCCCGAACTCCTCGAAATCCCCGAGCACCCGACCGACCTCGGGACCTGCCTCGCGGCCACCGCCCCCGCCGGAGGACGATGAACGCGGCGACGAGGACGAGCTCGGCCCACCCGTCCCCGACGACGATCGCGACGATGACGAGGAGTGAGTCGACACGCCGCCGCGGCCCCCGCATGCCCGCCCGGGTACGGATCATGGCGTGGCTGCTGCTGGTGCTCGTGGTGGTGCTCGGCACCGTTGTGCTGCTGGTGCGCCAGCACCTGCACAACCGGGCCACCGAACGGGTGACGACCTCCCTGGAGCAGGAGGTCGGCGAGTTCGCCAGGTTCGCCGCTGAGGGCGGCGCCGCGGCGGGCTCGTCTACCGATCCGGAGAAGCTGTTCCGGGCCTATCTGAGCAACCAGTACCCGGACGCCTCGGAAGCGCTGATCGGGGTGTGGCGGGGACAGGACGGTCCGCGAGCGCTTCCTCAGGCCCAGGACGGCGGGATCAAACGCATCGTGGGGGACCCGGCGCTGTTGCGGCGGATCACCACGAGTACCGCGAGCTTCGGAACGGAACGAACCGAAGCCGGCCCGATGCGCTGGGCACGGGTACGTGCCCTGACCGGTGGACAACAGCGGGCCTGGTTCGTCGTCGCCAGGTTCACCAGCGAGGACACCGCGCAGGTCAACCGGGTAGTCCGGACGCTGGTGCTGGTCAGCGGCATCGGAGTCGTGCTGGCCGCCGTGGCGGCCTGGCTTGTCGCTGGGGCGATCCTCGCCCCGGTGCGCCAGGTGCGTCGACTCGCGGCCGAGCTGGGTGAACGGGACCTGACGCAGCGCATCCCCGTTGAGGGGCGTGACGACATCGCCGCGCTGGCCGAGCAGTTCAACGGGATGCTGGATCGCCTGCAGGAGGCGTTCGCCGCCCAGCGGGAGTTCGTCGACGACGCCAGCCACGAGCTGCGTACCCCGATCACGATTCTGCGCGGCAACCTGGAGCTGCTCGGTCCGGACCCCGAGGAGCGCGAGGAGGTGGTCCGGCTGTGCACCGACGAGCTGGACCGGATGGGTCGACTGGTGGAGGACCTGCTGGTTCTGGCCAAAGTGGACCGCCCTGACTTCGTCACCCCGGAGCGGACCTCAGTGATCGAGCTGATCAGCGACATCGACGCCAAGGTTCGAACTCTGGGCGATCGGCGCTGGATCCTGGAGCACATCGCCGACGGGGAGGTGCTCGTGGACCCGCAGCGGCTGACCCAGGCCGTGGTTCAGCTGGCGCAGAACGCCGTCCAACACACCGAGCAGGGCTCCGCGATACGGCTGGGCTGCGCGCTGAAAGCGGGCAGGCTGACGCTGTGGGTCAGCGACAACGGCCCCGGAATCGAGCGGACACAACTCGCCCGGATCTTCGAGCGCTTCGCGCACGGCAGCGAGCGCAGCGGTGGTGCCGGACTCGGACTGTCCATAGTGCGCGCCATCGCCGAGGCCCATAACGGGCAGGTGCGCGTCCGTTCGGAGGACGGGGCGATTTTCGAGATCGAGATCCCCGTTCCGACCCCGGACGAACGCAGTGAGGAGCCCTGTTCATGAGCAAGATCCTGATCGTCGAGGACGAGGACCGCATCGCGCGGTTCATCGAGAAGGGGCTCTCCGCCAACGGTTTCGCCGCCACGGTGGTCGGCGACGGGCAGAGCGCGCTGCACTACGCGATCACCGGTGACTTCGACCTGGTCGTGCTCGACCTCCGGCTGCCCGACCAGGACGGGTTCGTCGTGCTGCGCAGGATGCGGGACCAGCGCGTCAACATCCCCGTGGTCATCCTGACCGCGAGGGACACGGTGCACGACACCGTCGCGGGGTTGGAAGGTGGAGCCGATGACTACATGACCAAGCCGTTCCGGTTCGAGGAGCTGCTCGCGCGGGTCCGGCTGCGGTTGCGCTCCTCGGACGGCGCCGCCGAGACGACCGCGCTGAGCAACGGGGAACTCTCCCTGGACCTGCGCTCCCGGCGCGCCCGGATCGCGGACACCACGGTGGATCTCACGGCGCGCGAGTTCGCGATGCTGGAGCTGTTTCTGCGGCATCCAGGTCAGGTGCTCTCGCGGGAGCAGATCCTTTCGCACGTGTGGGGGTACGACTTCGATCCCGGATCGAACATCGTGGACGTCTACGTGCGGGCGCTGCGCCGCAAGATCGGGGCCGAGCGCATCGGAACGGTCCGCGGGATGGGCTACCGGCTCGGGAAGTGACCAACCGGGTGAAGACCCTTTCATCCCGGTTTCAGCCCTTCGTCAGGTCCGTGGCGGAGCCTCGTGGTTGTCGGCGCAAGCACGGAAGAGAAGGGGAAGACCTTGCGCAACAAGAAGCGGATTTGGGTCGTGGCCGCGGTGACGAGCGCGTTGGGAATCGGTGGTGCGGGGTTGGCCCTCGCCGCTGAGGGCGCTTCGAACGCACCGCAGCCCTCCGGAGGGCAGAACGGTGCTGTTACCAGGGACGACGACCGTGACGACCGTCGAGACGACCGCGATGGCCGAGATGACCGGGGTGACCGGGACGATGACCGGGACGACCGGGACGACCGGGACGACCGGGACGACCGTGACGACCGTGACGACCGTGACGACCGTGACGACCGTCGAGACGACCACGATGACCGGAATGATCAGGATGACCGTGATGATCGGGATGACCGTGATGACGGCCGCGACGACTGATCCGCTCCGGACCGCTGTCAAGTCGGTGTGACACCGGCCCGTCGGGGCAGGCGTGTACAGCGCCCCGGCGGGCCGACAGCGTCGAAACGTCTCGAGCAGGCCGGCCCGGTCAGGTCAGCCCGAGCAGGTCAGCCCGAGCAGGTCAGCCCGAGCAGGTCAGCCCGGACTCCCGGGCCAGCTCGACCAGCATCGACTCGAACAGCCTGCCCGCCTGGCTGACGTCGAAGGGGAACTGCTCGAACACCTCCAGCGCCACCTGCCCGTACAGCCGGGCCCACCAGCGCAGCAGCAGGTAGACGGCCTCGGCGCTGAGCGCCTCCCGCGGCATCTCGATGCCCTCGTTGGCGAAGGCCTCGACCAGGTCCCTCCTGCTGTCGCCCAGCCCGTCCCGCAGCTCCTCGGGGATGTGCGCGGGGGGTGACTCGGCCACCCCCTCGGCCATCAGCGGCCCGGCCACCTTGAGGAAGACGCTGCCCAGCTCGTCGCGGCGGGGCGTCTCCTGCCCGCGGGTCGTGCCGTTCTCGCCGCGCCGTTCGCCGTTCGCCCGCTTGCGCGGTGCCTTGGCCGCGGGGGTGGCGAACACGAGGGCGAACTCGCGCGGGTGGGCCAGCGCCCACCACCGGAACCCCCGGCACACGGCGAGCACCTTGTTCAGGTGGTCCTCCGCCTGCGCGGGCATGCTCGCGGTGAGCTCCGCGGACAGGTCCCCGCAGATGTCCTCGCGGAGCCGGGAGAGCAGCTCCTCGCGGGAGGCGTAGTAGCGGTACAGCGCCGGGGCCGTGATGCCCAGCTCCCGCGCGATGGCGCGCAGGGTCACCGCTTCCTGCCCCTCCCGGACCAGCAGCTCGCGCGCGTGCCTGCGGATGTCGGACTCCGTGGCGGCTCGGGACTGCTCACGCCGAGTGACTTCGTTCATGGGTCACTCCATCGGGTGCTTGTAACGGCTGTCACCGTTACAGTGGTCGAAGTAAACGCCGTTAACTCAGGATCGGTGGCCGTGGCCACTGTACGGCCCGCACCACGTCGCCGGAGGTCCGCGTGTTCTCTTCCTGGGGATCCCTCGCCTACCGACACCGACTTCCCGTGCTGATCACGGTGCTGCTGCTCGTCGTGGCCGGTGGAATCTGGGGGCTCGGAGTGTTCGACCGCCTCGGGCAGGGCGGCTACGAGTCCCCGAACAGCGAAGCGGCCCGCGCCCAGGAGGTCGCCGCGGAAGCCCTCGGCCCCACCGGCGGCGACGTGGTCGTGCTCTACGACGTCGGTGACGGCGCGACCATCGACGACCCGGAGCTGTTCCACCGGATCCGGAGCAAGCTCGCGGAGCTGCCCGACTCCGCGGTCGACGGGATCACCTCGTACTGGTCCACCCCCCAATCGAGCCTGGCGAACGACGACAAAACGGTCGGGCTGGCCACCATAGACCTGTCCGGGGACGAAAGCGGCAAAACTGCCTCCTACGAACGCATCGAGGGGCGGCTCGACGTCGCGGGCGCGGAGACGCACGTGGCCGGGGACGTGCCGATGCAGGCCTCGATGAACCAGCACTCCAAGCAGGACCTGGCCGTGGCCGAGGCGGTCTCGCTGCCCGTGGTGCTGGTGCTGCTGGTGATCATCTTCGGCGGGGTGGTCGCGGCCGCGCTACCGGTGCTGGTCGGCGGAGCCGCCGTGTTCGGATCGCTGGGGCTGCTGCGCCTGATCTCGCTGCTGACCGAGGTCAATACCTTCGCGGTCAACGTCGCCAGCCTGCTCGGGCTCGGACTGGCCATCGACTACGGCCTGTTCCTGGTCGGACGCTTCCGCGAGGAGCTCGCCGCGGGCGCCGGGACCGGGCAAGCGGTCCGGCGCGGCGTCAGCACCGCGGGCCGCACCGTCGCCTTCTCCGCGACCCTGCTGGTGATCGCGCTGGCGAGCCTGCTGCTCTTCCCGCAGAGCTTCCTGCGCTCGCTGGCCTACGGCGGGATGTCCGCGGTGGCGCTGGCCGCGGTGATCTCGCTGACCGTGCTGCCCGCGCTGCTCGGCGTGCTCGGGCACCGCGTGGACAAGCTGGCGGTGCCGTGGCGCGGGAAGCGGCGGGAGAGCGGGAGCGCACCCGCCCGCGGCTGGTACCGCTTCGCCGCGGCCGTCATGAAACGCCCGCTGCTCACGGCGTTGCCGATCATCGCCGTCCTGCTGCTGCTCGGCGCGCCCTTCCTCGGGACCAAGTTCGGCACCCCGGACGAGCGCGTGCTGCCGCAGGACGACCCGGCCCGGCAGGGCATCGAGAAGCTCCGCGCGGAATTCCCCGCGATGAGCGGCGACAACGTCCGGATCGTCGTGGACGGCGGTCGAACCCCGCCCGCTCAACCCGAGCTGGACCGCTACGCGCAGCGGATCTCCGAAGTGCCCGGCATCGGAGAGGTCCGGCCCGCGGGCAGCGGGGAGGGCGTGGTCGTGCTCGAAGCGGGGCTGAACGGCGAACCGTTCGGCGAGCGCGCCAACGACGCGGTGGACGAGATCCGCTCGCTGAGCGCCCCCGCGGACAGCGAGGTGCTCGTCGGGGGGAAGACCGCGCTGAACCTGGACAGCCTGCGCGACACCGTCGACGTGCTGCCCTGGGTGGCGGCCCTGCTGGTCGGGGCCACGCTGGTGCTGATGTTCTTCGCCTTCGGCTCGGTGGTGCTGCCGATCAAGGCCGTCGTGCTCAGCGTGCTGAGCCTTTCGGCAACGTTCGGCGTGCTGACCTGGATATTCGTCGACGGGCACGGGGCGGGGCTGCTCAACGTGACCCCGGCCCCGCTGTCGGTGGGCATCGTGGTGCTGATGGCCTCGGTCGTGTTCGGGATGTCCACCGACTACGAGGTGTTCCTGCTGTCCAGGATGGTCGAGGCGCGCGAGGAGGGCGCCGCGACCCCGGATGCGGTGCGGGACGGGCTGGCCCGCACGGGCAGGATGATCACCGCTGCGGCCCTGCTGCTGATCGTGGTGACGGGGGCCTTCGCGTTCTCCAGCGTGACGATGATGCGGTTCATCGGCGTGGGGATGATCGTGGCCCTGGTGCTGGACGCCACCGTGGTGCGGATGGTCCTCGTCCCGGCGCTGCTGCGGCTGTTCGGCGACGCCTCGTGGTGGGCGCCGAGCTGGCTGCGGTGGAGGCGGCGAGCCGGCGCTTCCGGCGGTGATCCCGGAACCGACTCCGAGCAGCACCGTCCGCGGGTGCCGCGCTGAACCCGGGCGGGGTTTTCCGGGCGCGGAGGTGGCGCGCATGCTCGGGGTGGCGGGACGTGTCGTCCGCCGAACCCGCCGGAGCGGTCCCGCCGAACGAGCACGTTCGCGCGCCTCGGGGACCATCGGGGCTTGCGGACCATCAGGGTGGGTCGTTGTGCGCGCGAGAGATGTCGGAGGTGTCCCCATGGCCGAGGAGCAGCCCAACCGGGAAGGTGCTGCCGAGCAGGAGAACGCGGGCGTGCTGGTCTACAGCCGTCCCGGTTGCCCGTTCTGCACGAGTTTGCGCGCCGGTCTGCGCAAGCACGGCGTGAGTTTCGACGAGGTCAACATCTGGGAGGACGGGCAGGCCGCCGCTACCGTGCGCTCGCTGGCCGCGGGCAACGAGACGGTCCCCACCGTGGTGGTCGGTTCGTGGTCGGGGGTCAATCCCTCCGCCGAGGAGGTGCGCGCGGCCGCAGCCGAGCACGCTCCAGCCGCGCTGCCCGCCAGCGAGCCCGGGCTGGTGGACGGGACGATGCGCGCCCTCGGGCTGCGGCGCGGCGATTCCTGACCTCCCGACCTCGCGGCGGTGGCCGCAGGGGGAGCGTGAATCCCGTGCGGGCCTCTGCTGCGGCGACCGCGCGGCAGGCGAGTCGTGCGGGAGGCGGCTTCTGGGGCTGGGGTCAGCCGTACGGGGGGCATTACGACCGACCCCAGCGGTTGCGATCGTCGATGGCGCGATATCGACGAGCAGCAACCATCCCAGTGTGACGCGTAAGAACCCGAAAAGGATGCGGTTTTGCTCCGAATGACCCCCGATCGGGGGTGTATTCGGGAAACCACCGCCGCGCAACAGGATGATCGTGTGAAAACTTCACCCGATCACGCCCGCGGCGTGCCCGGGCCACTGTGGAATCCACCGGGGGATTCATCGGGGAATCCCCCGGGAAGCCCGCTGTGGAGCGCCGCCCCAGCCGAGAGCGGCCAGCGCGGTGCTGCCCGGCGGCACGACCGCGTCGGCGGTCTCGCCCGGGTTCTTCGGGGTGGGGCTTCTTCGCGCGAGTCGGTGCGGGTGCCCGCCTCCGGGATCCGTTCCGGAGGTATCGCGCTGGTGTCGACCGGTTCGCCGAGCACGATCCGCGGGATCGCGGCGCGCGGTTGCTCCGGAGGAGTGCCCTGGGGGTTGCTCACGTTTCGTCGTGTCATGCCTCCACCCTGCTGGTCGGAACAGGGGAGCGGGATCCGTGCGGTTACTCATGAGTTACCTATTGTCGGAGAAGCACTGCTCCGGACGAGTGAAGTAGGAACCCTTCAGTGGGGCGCCTTGTCGTTCGGTTCCGGTGGTGCGACGGTGTTTTCGAAGCGGGCGCTGGCCATCGCGGCGGCTCCGGAACGAAAGGTATGGTCTAGACCATGTTGCGATTGAGTGGTGTCGGCGTCAGCGGCGGGCAGGCCGCCGGGCCCCTCGTGCGGGTGGCCGAACCCCTGCCCGAACCGATCGCCACCCCGGCGGTCGAGAACCACGACGCCGAAGCGGCCCGGATCGGCCCGGCGGCCGAAACCGTGGCCAACGGCCTGTTCACCCGCGCCGCGGGAGTCGAGGGCGACGCGAAAGCGGTACTGGAGACCACGGCGGCCATGGCCATGGACCCGTCGCTGAGCTCCCGCGCCGAACAGCTCGTCCGCCAGAACTCGCTGCCCGCCCCGCGCGCCGTGCTGGAAGCCGCCGAGGAGTTCGCCGAGTCGCTGCGCGCCACCGGCGGCTACCTGGCCGAACGAGTGCGCGACGTGTACGACGTGCGCGACCGGATCATCGCCGAGCTGCTCGGCGTGCAACCGCCCGGCGTTCCGCCCCTGACGGAACCGAGCGTGCTGCTGGCCCGCGACCTCGCCCCCGCCGACACCGCCGACCTCGACCCCGAGATGGTGCTGGCCCTGGTCACCGAGGAAGGCGGCCCCACCAGCCACACGGCCATCCTCGCCCGCTCCCTGGGGATACCGGCCGTGGTCGCCGTGCGCGGGCTGCTGGCCGCGACCTCGGCCGTCGCGGCCGAGGTGGACGGCGACGCCGGAACCCTGGAACTGTCCGAGGAGCGGATCGCGGTGCGCGCCCCCGAACGCGGCGGCGGGGAGAACTGGACCGGCACCGGCAGCACCTCGGACGGGCACCGCGTCAAGGTCCTCGCCAACGTCGGCGCGGCCACCGACGCCACCGCCGCCGTGGCCTCCGGTGCCGAGGGCGTGGGGCTGTTCCGCACCGAGTTCTGCTACCTGGCCGTGGCGGACGAGCCGGACGTGGCGACCCAGCGCGCCGCGTACGCGGAGGTCCTCGAACCGTTCGCAGGAAAACCCGTGATCGTGCGCACCCTGGACGCGGGCGCCGACAAACCGCTCGGATTCCTCGACACCGGCAGCGAACCGAACCCGGCGCTCGGAGTCCGCGGGCTGCGGATCGCCTTCGACCGCCCGGAGGTGCTGGACCGCCAGCTGGAGGCCATCGCCGGGGCCGCCAGGGACTCCGGGGCCGAGGTCTCGGTCATGGCCCCCATGGTGGCCACTGCCGAGGAGGCCGCCTGGTTCGCCGAACGGGCCAGAGCCGCCGGAATCGCCCGTGCCGGGGTCATGGTCGAGGTCCCCGCCGTGGCCCTGGCCGCGGAGGAGCTGCTCCGGGAGGTCGACTTCGTCAGCATCGGAACGAACGACCTGGCCCAGTACACCTTCGCGGCCGACCGGCAGCTCGGCGCGCTCGCCGCGCTGAACGACCCCTGGCAACCCGCCCTGCTCCGACTCATCGGAACGCTCGGAAAGGCGGGGGTCGCGGCGGACAAACCCGTCGGGGTCTGCGGGGAGGCCGCCGCCGACCCGCTGCTGGGCCGCGTGCTCGTCGGGCTGGGCGCGAGCAGCCTGTCCATGGTCGCCACGGCAGTGCCCTCCGTGGGCTCGGCACTGGCCGGAACGTCGCTGCGGAACTGCGAGCGGGCCGCCGAGGCGGCGCTGGCCGCCCCGGACGCGGGCAGGGCACGAGCCGCCGCCCGCGACGCGCTGGAGTGAACGAGCAGCCCGACGACCCCGCGGAACCGGTCCTCGGGCACCCCGCAGCGGGGTCTCGCGGGGTCCTCGGTGCCGCCGGTGCGTCCGGCGTATCCGACGCCGAGGGCCCCGTTCAGTCCTCCTGCTGGCCCTCCTGGTCGAGTCCGTGCTCGATCGCGTAGCGGGCCAGCTCGACGCGGTTGTGCAGCTGGAGCTTGCGCAGCGTGGACTGCACGTGGTTCTCGACGGTGCGGTGCGAGATCACCAGCTTGTTCGCGATCTGGCGCGCGGTCAGCCCCTTGGCGACCTGGCGCAGCACGTCGGTCTCCCTGTCGGTGAGCTGCGGCGGCTGCGGAGCGGAGTCGTCGGGGCTGACGGCCATCCTGCGGTACTCGCCGAGCACGAGCCCGGCCAGCCCCGCCGTGAACACGGCGTCACCGACCGCGGTGCGCCGCACCG contains:
- the ptsP gene encoding phosphoenolpyruvate--protein phosphotransferase, producing MLRLSGVGVSGGQAAGPLVRVAEPLPEPIATPAVENHDAEAARIGPAAETVANGLFTRAAGVEGDAKAVLETTAAMAMDPSLSSRAEQLVRQNSLPAPRAVLEAAEEFAESLRATGGYLAERVRDVYDVRDRIIAELLGVQPPGVPPLTEPSVLLARDLAPADTADLDPEMVLALVTEEGGPTSHTAILARSLGIPAVVAVRGLLAATSAVAAEVDGDAGTLELSEERIAVRAPERGGGENWTGTGSTSDGHRVKVLANVGAATDATAAVASGAEGVGLFRTEFCYLAVADEPDVATQRAAYAEVLEPFAGKPVIVRTLDAGADKPLGFLDTGSEPNPALGVRGLRIAFDRPEVLDRQLEAIAGAARDSGAEVSVMAPMVATAEEAAWFAERARAAGIARAGVMVEVPAVALAAEELLREVDFVSIGTNDLAQYTFAADRQLGALAALNDPWQPALLRLIGTLGKAGVAADKPVGVCGEAAADPLLGRVLVGLGASSLSMVATAVPSVGSALAGTSLRNCERAAEAALAAPDAGRARAAARDALE